A single window of Sporosarcina sp. 6E9 DNA harbors:
- a CDS encoding YibE/F family protein, with the protein MIVSVNKFKKIFLYILLALCFVISLLFVNHNHSFYDRTIAEVIETNLEDTAKVVDMHNNEDQLFTQYLTAEIKNGEEKGQLIHLINEYSTSGAYDQQYHVGNELFVSIDANEKTGLTGTIKDVKRDKSILIVTWIFIFVLLIVGKKQGLFSIISLAVNAVILSYALDIYIKNPHISLLWICGVCVILFTVLSLLLVNGNNEKTYAAIVATLLGTFISLFIAYVVLLLTAENGLRYEEMQFLTHPYRMVFMAGLFIGSLGAVMDVAITMSSSIFELYEKNNDIPVKALKKSGLDIGKDIMGTMTNILFFAYISGSIPVIILYLKNITPMSFVLSINLSLELARALAGGIGIVLAIPIGLYTSIFFVNRKKAKL; encoded by the coding sequence TTGATTGTATCTGTAAATAAATTCAAAAAAATCTTTTTGTACATCCTATTAGCGCTTTGTTTTGTCATATCTCTACTTTTTGTAAATCACAATCACTCATTTTATGACCGTACAATTGCTGAAGTTATCGAAACGAATCTTGAAGACACGGCCAAAGTGGTGGACATGCATAATAATGAAGACCAATTATTCACACAGTATTTAACAGCAGAAATAAAAAACGGAGAAGAAAAAGGGCAGCTAATTCATCTCATAAACGAATATTCAACTTCCGGGGCTTACGATCAACAATACCATGTTGGAAATGAATTATTTGTATCGATTGATGCGAATGAGAAAACAGGTTTAACGGGAACTATAAAGGATGTAAAACGCGATAAAAGTATTTTAATCGTCACATGGATTTTCATCTTTGTTTTACTAATTGTTGGGAAAAAACAGGGGTTGTTTTCGATAATCAGTTTGGCGGTAAATGCTGTCATATTATCCTATGCACTCGATATTTATATAAAAAACCCACATATAAGTTTGTTATGGATCTGCGGTGTCTGCGTGATTTTATTTACAGTACTTTCCTTGTTGCTTGTTAACGGCAATAATGAAAAAACCTATGCGGCAATTGTTGCGACTTTACTCGGAACTTTTATTTCGCTATTCATCGCGTACGTTGTTTTGTTGTTGACTGCTGAGAATGGCCTTCGTTACGAGGAGATGCAATTTCTGACGCATCCTTATCGAATGGTGTTTATGGCCGGGTTATTCATCGGGTCATTGGGGGCTGTCATGGATGTTGCCATTACAATGTCTTCGTCTATTTTCGAGCTATATGAAAAGAATAATGATATTCCAGTAAAAGCACTCAAAAAGTCAGGGTTAGATATCGGAAAAGATATTATGGGAACGATGACAAACATTTTGTTCTTTGCTTATATTAGTGGGTCGATTCCAGTTATTATTTTGTATTTGAAGAATATCACGCCAATGTCGTTTGTACTTTCCATCAATCTTTCATTGGAATTAGCGCGCGCTTTGGCTGGGGGAATTGGAATTGTATTAGCGATTCCCATCGGTTTGTATACGTCTATTTTCTTCGTTAACAGAAAGAAGGCGAAGTTATGA